In Melospiza melodia melodia isolate bMelMel2 unplaced genomic scaffold, bMelMel2.pri scaffold_149, whole genome shotgun sequence, the following are encoded in one genomic region:
- the LOC134433220 gene encoding LOW QUALITY PROTEIN: guanine nucleotide-binding protein-like 3-like protein (The sequence of the model RefSeq protein was modified relative to this genomic sequence to represent the inferred CDS: inserted 2 bases in 2 codons; deleted 5 bases in 5 codons) translates to MTRSRRQVEKSRKKRVQALRARVGIKKDPGVPQLGRFAAFAEQQSKTRQRRALKGQQRSSLAVQLADALQRQQRFQSQEKEEEDEEPPQPPQDEASLRHFGRELRKVLTASDVVLEVLDARDPQGCRSPRLEGALRXQQRLVLVLNKIDLVPQDVVAAWLKHLRNEFPTVAFKACTQQQSQNLKQSWMPADTAPKDVLAGGACVGAENLLHLLRNYGRCGEGRGSITVGVVGYPNVGKSSLINSLKRSRACGVGATPGCTVAVSLGPAPRCLQAVQLDGHIRLLDCPGVVLDSGDPPAAAPLRGALAPQRLRDPLGPACAILQRCPPQQLSQLYGVPPCPDPLQFLAHLARRQGRLRPGGLPDANAAATALLRDWTSGKITYYTTPPKSQGVQLEAQILPALGPALDLEALERGDAEALAAVPVTVTGLELSXEEEGEGEAMEDDSGDLELGTMTVELKPRVKSGGSGGEPVPRAPSLEEVAALPPLFQGQGLQAAGKRRKKLQKRAQKIATKLSETLEAAMQF, encoded by the exons ATGACCCGGTCCC GGCGACAGGTGGAGAAGTCCCGCAAGAAGCGCGTCCAG GCCCTGCGAGCCCGAGTCGGGATCAAGAAGGACCCGGGGGTGCCGCAGCTCGGCCGCTTCGCCGCCTTCGCGGAGCAGCAGAGCAAGACCCGGCAGAGACGG GCACTGAAGGGGCAGCAGCGCTCA AGCCTGGCCGTGCAGCTGGCGGATGCTCTGCAGCGACAGCAGCGCTTCCAgagccag gagaaggaagaggaggatgaggagcccccccagcccccccaggaCGAGGCGTCGCTGCGCCATTTTGGCCGGGAGCTGCGCAAG GTGCTGACGGCCTCTGACGTGGTGCTGGAGGTGCTGGACGCCCGGGACCCCCAGGGCTGCCGCAGCCCCCGGCTCGAGGGCGCCCTGC TCCAGCAGCGCCTCGTGCTCGTCCTCAACAAGATCG ACCTGGTGCCGCAGGACGTGGTGGCCGCGTGGCTGAAGCACCTGAGGAACGAATTCCCCACCGTGGCCTTCAAGGCGTGCACGCAGCAGCAGAGCCAGAACCTG AAGCAGAGCTGGATGCCAGCGGACACAGCCCCCAAGGATGTTCTGGCTGGGGGCGCCTGCGTGGGGGCCGAGAACCTCCTGCACCTCCTGAGGAACTACGGGCGCTGCGGGGAGGGCAGGGGCTCCATCACCGTGGGGGTCGTGG ggtACCCCAACGTGGGCAAGAGCAGCCTCATCAACAGCCTCAAGCGCAGCCGCGCCTGCGGGGTGGGCGCCACGCCGGG GTGCACAGTGGCTGTGTCCCTCGGCCCCGCCCCCAGGTGCCTGCAGGCCGTGCAGCTGGACGGGCACATCCGGCTCCTGGACTGCCCG GGGGTGGTGCTGGACTCGGGGGACCCCCCGGCCGCCGCC CCCCTGAGGGGGGCCCTGGCCCCCCAGCGCCTGCGGGACCCCCTGGGCCCGGCCTGCGCCATCCTGCAGCGCTGCCCCCCCCAGCAG CTGAGCCAGCTCTATggggtgcccccctgccctgaCCCCCTGCAGTTCCTGGCACACCTGGCCCGGCGGCAGGGCCGGCTCCGCCCGGGGGGGCTCCCGGATGCCAACGCGGCCGCCACGGCCCTGCTGCGCGACTGGACCAG TGGCAAGATCACCTACTACACCACACCCCCCAAATCTCAGGGGGTGCAGCTCGAGGCCCAAATCCTGCCAGCACTGGGGCCAGCACTGGACCTGGAAGCTCTGGAACGGGGTGATGCCGAGGCCCTGGCAG CTGTCCCAGTGACGGTGACAGGGCTTGAGCTGT cggaggaggaaggggaaggagaagccATGGAGGACGACAGCGGCGACCTGGAG CTTGGCACGATGACAGTGGAGCTGAAGCCCCGGGTGAAgtcggggggctctgggggggagCCGGTG CCCCGAGCCCCCAGCCTGGAGGAGGTGGCTGCGCTCCCCCCTCTATTCCaggggcag gggctgcaggcagctggaaaaaggaggaaaaaactgCAAAAAAGAGCAC AGAAAATCGCCACGAAGCTGTCGGAGACCTTGGAGGCGGCCATGCAGTTTTGA